tTGCTGAGGAGGAGGCCCCCGGCCGGGGCGCCGGGCGCGGGGCATAAAACGGGCCAGAGCCGTCGCCCGGGGCACTAGAGCCGCGTACGGCCCGGGTCAgcggccgcccgcccgcccgcgctCCTCCCGGCCGCTcctcccgccccgcccggcccggcGCCGACTCCGCGGCCGTCCGACGAGCCCCTAGCCGCACAGCTCGGGCCCTGGCCCCGGCCCCCTCCCGCCGTACCGCCCCCGGCCCggccctcctcccacctccctcctccctctccagctccctcctccctcccgcctccccagcTGTCCCGTTCGCGTCATGCCGAGCCTCCCGGCCCCGCCGGCCCCGCTGCTGCTTCTCGGGCTGCTGCTGCTCTGCTCCCGGCCGGCCCGCGGCGCCGGCCCCGAGCACCCAGCGCTGCCCATCCGGCCCGAGAAGGAGCCGCTGCCCATTCGGGGAGCAGCAGGTAGGTGGACGCCCCGGGGGAGGCGCGGGCGGGGAGTCCTGCTCGGGGTAAGTCTGCGCCCGCCCGGAGGGGGCGCCGGGCGCAGGTGGCTCGGTGCGGTGGGCGGCCCGGAGGGGTGGGCGGGGGTCGCGAGGCGCGTCGCGCCCGGGGACCCGGGGCCCGGCCGGCAGCGCCCGGGGCGGGTACACGGCAGGAGCGGGACAGCTGCCGCCAGCCAAGTCCGTCCCCGCAGGCTGCTCCTTCGGCGGGAAGGTCTATGCCTTGGACGAGACGTGGCACCCGGACCTGGGGGAGCCCTTCGGGGTGATGCGCTGCGTGTTGTGTGCCTGCGAGGCGGTGAGTGGACCCAACGGCCGTGGCCGGGGCCCTCGCGGGTCGGGGACTGCTGGGGTCTTGGGACGTCGGAGGGACTCGGAGTTGCTGAAGAAAGAGAAGTCAGTCTGCAGATATTTGGGATATTTTTCTGACGGAGGAAGCTCCCCCTTCAAGTCTCAGGTGTTGCCTATTATTGATCAcccactgtgtgtcaggctctTTGCCAACTCCATTTCGTCTGTCTCTCGCTTAACTCCTAGTACAACCATGCTAGATAGATACTATCATTACTCCCATTTTTCAGATAGGGACCCTACcccccagagaggttaagtaacttgtctagaGTTATGCAGCTTGTATGTAGCAGAGCAGTCTCACCCCGTGGGACGATCTTGCCCTGGTCCCGTGCCTCCTTCCGGCTCGCCTTTGAGTCTCACCAACGGCATCTTGCCCTCACTCGGTTTTCCCGTCTTCTCTGCGAGCAGCCTCAGTGGGGTCGCCGTGCAAGGGGCGCGGGCAGGGTCAGCTGCAAGAACATCAAACCCGAGTGCCCAACCCTGGCCTGCGGGCAGCCGCGCCAGCTGCCCGGACACTGCTGCCAGACCTGCCCCCAGGGTAAGGCCCGCTTCGCGGTGAGAGGAGGGCAGCAGGGCCGCGATGCTTGGTCCTGGGCCACGCGGATGGAGCGAATGGAGCGGCCAACTGGCCCTCCTCGTGCCCAGCtgaaacccgcgtcccccacccCCGGTGCAGAGCGCAGTGGTCCGGAAAAGCAGCCGACGGGCCTGGCATTCGAGTATCCGCGGGACCCAGAGCACCGAAGCTACAGCGACCGCGGGGAGCCCGGAGCTGAGGATCGGGGGCGTGGAGACGGCCACACGGGTAGGCAGGGGCTGCGCAAGTGAGGACCGGGGTCATGGTTGGGGCCGGGCTGCAGCAGCGGGTGACGGTACTAGGGATATCTTCCTTCCCTCACAGACTTCGTGGCGCTGCTGACAGGGCCAAGGTCGCAAGCAGTGGCACGGGCCCGAGTGTCACTGCTGCGCTCTAGTCTGCGGTTCTCCATCTCCTACCGGCGgtgagaaaggggaaggagggaggaggggtcagctgggggccagggagggagaATTGGGAGAGGCTGGAGGGGCTGCTTCTGGCCCAGGCTCAGAGTCCGTGCTCAGGGGACTCTCATTACCAGGCTGGACCGCCCTACCCGAATCCGCTTCTCCGACTCCACTGGCAGCATCCTGTTTGAACACCCTGCAGCCCCTACCCAAGATGGCCTGGTGAGATGATGCCGTTTATGAGTGCTTATCCAGTCTGGGCGCTGTGCTGAGAGCATGTTCTGCATTACCTGCTTGGGTCCTCACAACAGCCCAGTGGGAGAAAGGCACTGACAttatgatgcccattttacagatgagggaactgaggctcagtagCAGaatgtgacttgctcaaggtcacacagctagtaagtggtggagccaggatttggaccctGGCATCTGGCTCCAGGGCCCCTTCTCAAACTTCCTAGGAGGGCCTGGGGGCAGCTTCCCATATTCCTTCCTCACCAGACATGGGCCTCTCAGCAGGCCTGTCCTGCATTCTGAGTAGAGTCTTCTTGTCTCTCTGCTCCAGGTCTGTGGGGTGTGGCGAGCAGTGCCTCGGGTGTCTCTAAGGCTCCTTAGGGCAGAACAGCTGCATGTGGCACTCGTGACACACAGTCACCCTTCAGGGGAGGTCTGGGGGCCTCTCATCCGGCATCGGGCCCTGGCTGCAGGTGAGGGGAGCAAATAGTTCCTGGACGTGAAGTCTGGAGTCTTCTCTACCCCCAGGAATGGAGTGGGCTGAGGAGGGGACTTTCTGGTGGGCTCTCATTGTCCTTTCTCCCCCAGAGACCTTCAGTGCCATCCTGACCCTGGAAAGCCCCCCACAGCAGGGCATAGGGGGCATTGCCCTCCTCACGCTCAGTGACACAGAGGACTCCTTGCATTTTTTGCTGCTCTTCCGTGGGCTGCTGGAAGCCAGGAGTGGGGGTAAGTGGGATGGGGGCAGCACATGTGAGGAGGGTAGGGAGATCACCTATGTTTCAGAGGTATCCACATGTGCGGCTGTTGCAGGACCAGCCCAGGTTCCCTTGCGGCTCCAGATTCTACACCAGGGGAAGCTACTGCGAGAGCTCCAGGCCAATGCCTCAGCCCAGGTGAGCAAGGGTCTGGCTCTTACTGCCACCGGCTCTGGCCTCTTGCTGTGCCCACCATACCCTGCTCTGCCCCTAGGAGCCGGGCTTTGCTGAAGTGCTGCCCAACCTGACAGCCCAGGAGATGGACTGGCTGGTGCTGGGGGAGCTGCAGATGGCCCTGGAGAGGGCAAGTGGGCCAGGGCTGCGGATCAGTGGACACATTGCTGCCAGGCAGAGCTGTGATGGTGAGGCAGGACGAAGCCTGGCACCCCGGGCACACACAActgagaggcacagagaagtgccagaggaggggccggggggagTATAGGAGGgatcctgggggctgggggtgtgaATGTCCATGCAGCAAGCCCGCCTCCACCTGTCTTGCCCCTCTGCAGTTCTGCAAAGTGTCCTTTGTGGGGCCGATGCCCTGATCCCCGTTCAGACAGGTGCAGCCGGCTCAGCCAGCCTTACACTGCTAGGAAACGGCTCCCTGATCTACCAAGTAAGAGTTGGGggatggaggaggtgggagggcagCAGGGCAGGGCGGGGCTTTGGCCTGCAACAGTTCAGGGTCCAGGCCTTCTCTGCTACTCCAGTTTGCCCTCCCTGACCCTGCCCTCCAGGTACAGGTGGTGGGTACAGGCAGTGAGGTGGTGGCCATGACGCTGGAGACCAAGCCTCAGCGGAGGAACCAGCACACTGTCCTGTGCCACATGGCTGGACTCCAGCAGGGAGGATACATGGTGAGTGCTTCAGGCAGAGCAGAGCTGCAGGTCCCAGGCACCAGAGCTGACAGTGCAGGGGGCTGTGGGAAGCCATGTTGGATGAGCAGGGATGTTCCgcatcattcactcactcacagGCTTTCTCACTGATGCATTGATTCACTGGACACATTTTTAGTGAGCCTCGGGTTAAAGACTGCAGTACAAAGAAAATCAGATGTGGCCCCTGTCTTCAGGAAGCTCATGTCAAGTGGAAGGAGTTACACAGGGAGAGATCAGTGCAGCAGATCATATAATAGTAAACGTGATCGCAGtggctgccatttattgagcCTTTCTATGTGTCACAAACTGTACTGGTTGTCTTGCTTCTGTTATTTTTGGCCCTCACAGTACTCATTTAATAGATGACGAAGTGAAggatcagagagattaaataactccTCAAGATGGTTGCGTAGGTAGGAAGTGGCAGGGAAGGGACCTGAACCTGGGCCTGCCAGGTTCTTATCCAGTGTTACTGGTGTGTGGAAGTGTGTATGGATTTAGTGAGGGCACAAAACATGGAAAGGGTTCAGAATCTTGGGCTTGTGTGAAAGCTGAGGAGGGGTTCATCTGGGACCTGGCAGGCTACAGCTGGGGCTcacccttccctgccccccaggCTGTGGGTGTCTGCCCTGGGCTGGGTGCCCGGGGGGCTCATATGCTGCTGCAGAATGAGCTGTTCCTGAACGTGGGCACCAAGGACTTCCCAGATGGAGAGCTGCGGGGGCACGTGGCTGCCCTGCCCTACAGTGGGCACAGCGCCCGCCATGATAGTGAGTGCTCCAGGGGTCTGCCTGCCCTTTGGTGTTCTCTAACCTGTGACTCAAGCATGTGAGGGATGGTGCCAGAGGGCCAGAGCCTGGCatggtgtctttctctgtgcctgAGCTCCAGTTGGCATCTGGAGAAGGTGGGGATGTATAGGGTGGCCCTGCCGGGAGACCCTCCCTGTTACCACACACAGTGCAGGGCTCTCACTTGCTGCTGCCCCAGTCCTGGGCCTGTGGACAGTGCCTGGCAGCTTGTGGAGTCCGTGTTGGGGGAGACGGGGAATGCTGGGATTGAGTCGCTGCTCTAGGCCTCCTTCTCATCTGTCACCTCTCCTCTGTCTGGATCCAGCACTACCTGTGCCCCTGGCAGGAGCCCTGGTGTTGCCCCCCGTGCAGAGCCAGGCAGCAG
This genomic window from Kogia breviceps isolate mKogBre1 chromosome 5, mKogBre1 haplotype 1, whole genome shotgun sequence contains:
- the CHRD gene encoding chordin isoform X1 — translated: MPSLPAPPAPLLLLGLLLLCSRPARGAGPEHPALPIRPEKEPLPIRGAAGCSFGGKVYALDETWHPDLGEPFGVMRCVLCACEAPQWGRRARGAGRVSCKNIKPECPTLACGQPRQLPGHCCQTCPQERSGPEKQPTGLAFEYPRDPEHRSYSDRGEPGAEDRGRGDGHTDFVALLTGPRSQAVARARVSLLRSSLRFSISYRRLDRPTRIRFSDSTGSILFEHPAAPTQDGLVCGVWRAVPRVSLRLLRAEQLHVALVTHSHPSGEVWGPLIRHRALAAETFSAILTLESPPQQGIGGIALLTLSDTEDSLHFLLLFRGLLEARSGGPAQVPLRLQILHQGKLLRELQANASAQEPGFAEVLPNLTAQEMDWLVLGELQMALERASGPGLRISGHIAARQSCDVLQSVLCGADALIPVQTGAAGSASLTLLGNGSLIYQVQVVGTGSEVVAMTLETKPQRRNQHTVLCHMAGLQQGGYMAVGVCPGLGARGAHMLLQNELFLNVGTKDFPDGELRGHVAALPYSGHSARHDTLPVPLAGALVLPPVQSQAAGHAWLSLDTHCHLHYEVLLAGLGGSEQGTITAHLLGPPGMPGPRRLLKGFYGPEAQGVVKDLEPELLRHLAQGSASLLITTKGSPQGELRGQVHIANQCEAGGLRLAAAGAEEVRVPGALDAVVAEPAALPAVLGPDAPAPAKPGGPGRLRDPNTCFFEGQQRPHGARWAPNYDPLCSLCTCQRRTVICDPMVCPPPSCPSPVQAPDQCCPVCPEKQDVGDLPGLPKNRDPGEGCYFDGDRSWRAAGTRWHPVVPPFGLIKCAVCTCKGGTGEVHCEKVQCPRLACAQPVRANPTDCCKQCPVGSGAHPQLGDPMQADGPRGCRFAGQWFPESQSWHPSVPPFGEMSCITCRCGAGVPHCERDDCSLPLSCGPGKESRCCSHCTARRRPVADTRTVAELEKEAEGS
- the CHRD gene encoding chordin isoform X4 translates to MPSLPAPPAPLLLLGLLLLCSRPARGAGPEHPALPIRPEKEPLPIRGAAGCSFGGKVYALDETWHPDLGEPFGVMRCVLCACEAPQWGRRARGAGRVSCKNIKPECPTLACGQPRQLPGHCCQTCPQERSGPEKQPTGLAFEYPRDPEHRSYSDRGEPGAEDRGRGDGHTDFVALLTGPRSQAVARARVSLLRSSLRFSISYRRLDRPTRIRFSDSTGSILFEHPAAPTQDGLVCGVWRAVPRVSLRLLRAEQLHVALVTHSHPSGEVWGPLIRHRALAAETFSAILTLESPPQQGIGGIALLTLSDTEDSLHFLLLFRGLLEARSGGPAQVPLRLQILHQGKLLRELQANASAQEPGFAEVLPNLTAQEMDWLVLGELQMALERASGPGLRISGHIAARQSCDVLQSVLCGADALIPVQTGAAGSASLTLLGNGSLIYQVQVVGTGSEVVAMTLETKPQRRNQHTVLCHMAGLQQGGYMAVGVCPGLGARGAHMLLQNELFLNVGTKDFPDGELRGHVAALPYSGHSARHDTLPVPLAGALVLPPVQSQAAGHAWLSLDTHCHLHYEVLLAGLGGSEQGTITAHLLGPPGMPGPRRLLKGFYGPEAQGVVKDLEPELLRHLAQGSASLLITTKGSPQGELRGQVHIANQCEAGGLRLAAAGAEEVRVPGALDAVVAEPAALPAVLGPDAPAPAKPGGPGRLRDPNTCFFEGQQRPHGARWAPNYDPLCSLCTCQRRTVICDPMVCPPPSCPSPVQAPDQCCPVCPEKQDVGDLPGLPKNRDPGEGCYFDGDRSWRAAGTRWHPVVPPFGLIKCAVCTCKMW
- the CHRD gene encoding chordin isoform X3, producing the protein MPSLPAPPAPLLLLGLLLLCSRPARGAGPEHPALPIRPEKEPLPIRGAAGCSFGGKVYALDETWHPDLGEPFGVMRCVLCACEAPQWGRRARGAGRVSCKNIKPECPTLACGQPRQLPGHCCQTCPQERSGPEKQPTGLAFEYPRDPEHRSYSDRGEPGAEDRGRGDGHTDFVALLTGPRSQAVARARVSLLRSSLRFSISYRRLDRPTRIRFSDSTGSILFEHPAAPTQDGLVCGVWRAVPRVSLRLLRAEQLHVALVTHSHPSGEVWGPLIRHRALAAETFSAILTLESPPQQGIGGIALLTLSDTEDSLHFLLLFRGLLEARSGGPAQVPLRLQILHQGKLLRELQANASAQEPGFAEVLPNLTAQEMDWLVLGELQMALERASGPGLRISGHIAARQSCDVLQSVLCGADALIPVQTGAAGSASLTLLGNGSLIYQVQVVGTGSEVVAMTLETKPQRRNQHTVLCHMAGLQQGGYMAQGVVKDLEPELLRHLAQGSASLLITTKGSPQGELRGQVHIANQCEAGGLRLAAAGAEEVRVPGALDAVVAEPAALPAVLGPDAPAPAKPGGPGRLRDPNTCFFEGQQRPHGARWAPNYDPLCSLCTCQRRTVICDPMVCPPPSCPSPVQAPDQCCPVCPEKQDVGDLPGLPKNRDPGEGCYFDGDRSWRAAGTRWHPVVPPFGLIKCAVCTCKGGTGEVHCEKVQCPRLACAQPVRANPTDCCKQCPVGSGAHPQLGDPMQADGPRGCRFAGQWFPESQSWHPSVPPFGEMSCITCRCGAGVPHCERDDCSLPLSCGPGKESRCCSHCTARRRPVADTRTVAELEKEAEGS
- the CHRD gene encoding chordin isoform X2 is translated as MPSLPAPPAPLLLLGLLLLCSRPARGAGPEHPALPIRPEKEPLPIRGAAGCSFGGKVYALDETWHPDLGEPFGVMRCVLCACEAPQWGRRARGAGRVSCKNIKPECPTLACGQPRQLPGHCCQTCPQERSGPEKQPTGLAFEYPRDPEHRSYSDRGEPGAEDRGRGDGHTDFVALLTGPRSQAVARARVSLLRSSLRFSISYRRLDRPTRIRFSDSTGSILFEHPAAPTQDGLVCGVWRAVPRVSLRLLRAEQLHVALVTHSHPSGEVWGPLIRHRALAAETFSAILTLESPPQQGIGGIALLTLSDTEDSLHFLLLFRGLLEARSGGPAQVPLRLQILHQGKLLRELQANASAQEPGFAEVLPNLTAQEMDWLVLGELQMALERASGPGLRISGHIAARQSCDVLQSVLCGADALIPVQTGAAGSASLTLLGNGSLIYQVQVVGTGSEVVAMTLETKPQRRNQHTVLCHMAGLQQGGYMAVGVCPGLGARGAHMLLQNELFLNVGTKDFPDGELRGHVAALPYSGHSARHDTLPVPLAGALVLPPVQSQAAGHAWLSLDTHCHLHYEVLLAGLGGSEQGTITAHLLGPPGMPGPRRLLKGFYGPEAQGVVKDLEPELLRHLAQGSASLLITTKGSPQGELRGQVHIANQCEAGGLRLAAAGAEEVRVPGALDAVVAEPAALPAVLGPDAPAPAKPGGPGRLRDPNTCFFEGQQRPHGARWAPNYDPLCSLCTCQRRTVICDPMVCPPPSCPSPVQAPDQCCPVCPEKQDVGDLPGLPKNRDPGEGCYFDGDRSWRAAGTRWHPVVPPFGLIKCAVCTCKGGTGEVHCEKVQCPRLACAQPVRANPTDCCKQCPVGSGAHPQLGDPMQADGPRGCRFAGQWFPESQSWHPSVPPFGEMSCITCRCGAGVPHCERDDCSLPLSCGPGKESRCCSHCTARRRLADTRTVAELEKEAEGS